A single Phytohabitans houttuyneae DNA region contains:
- a CDS encoding DUF6055 domain-containing protein, whose amino-acid sequence MKPRAMWRRWLVALAVLLLGAAALVAPQFTPSAQAAAKSVWIPERWVSTGEVPWAQNRTKESTNFILLWGERSGTNPLTAPGEYRFDPDNILSQLESLYSFYINTMRFTTETGLLAQHKIIVIVTRTWNRTALDAWATGGSTDGRVGVINIAPAAAQPGSWGLAHELGHVFQNYTFLGRSGMGFTHASAGTFWEASAEFMAMQVYPRTAAGDLTRWLRTENLYYSSSRHHYGAWMLLQYIKDRDGIEMFNRIWNEARNTEHPLEVYRRIAGISQAELNRRVGEYAQHNVTWDYSNRADFMPFINSVYGAGFLNAYKGVPVEAVNAGARHYRISDAMAPSDYGYNKVQLVPDGDGALIRLHLKGHAETGATGWTFGFVAVRNGVPRYGPLTQGTSGQISFQTQAGESQVFLVVTGTPATTVPKYAFLDGWPKNRRYPYEFRISGAIPSGHEPGYSKPAATNGGRWHSNGGGWVGGGANVASTAYVGPRAAVYSGTVSGNARIEDLAWVNGGTVNGNAVVKGNAIVQGGVTIGGSAVVGGDAEPPHGPTGGSCSSGTYLMFNPSRGCDGGGAEADINPAHGTFTSDELAITGTNPTTPPPTTAPPTTGPPTTAPPTTPPPTTAAPTTPHRPVGRHRAGWRTRRPRGATASPAT is encoded by the coding sequence ATGAAACCTCGCGCCATGTGGCGCCGCTGGCTGGTCGCGCTCGCCGTGCTCCTGCTCGGCGCCGCCGCGCTCGTCGCGCCGCAGTTCACCCCCTCGGCGCAGGCCGCCGCCAAGTCAGTCTGGATACCCGAGCGCTGGGTGAGCACCGGTGAGGTGCCCTGGGCGCAGAACCGCACGAAGGAGTCGACGAACTTCATCCTGCTCTGGGGTGAGCGCTCCGGCACCAACCCGCTGACCGCGCCCGGCGAGTACCGCTTCGACCCGGACAACATCCTGAGCCAGCTGGAGTCGCTGTACTCCTTCTACATCAACACGATGCGGTTCACGACGGAGACCGGGCTGCTCGCCCAGCACAAGATCATCGTCATCGTCACGCGCACCTGGAACCGCACCGCCCTCGACGCCTGGGCGACCGGCGGCTCGACCGACGGCCGGGTCGGTGTCATCAACATCGCGCCCGCCGCGGCGCAGCCCGGCTCGTGGGGCCTCGCGCACGAGCTGGGGCACGTGTTCCAGAACTACACGTTCCTGGGCCGCTCCGGCATGGGCTTCACGCACGCCTCGGCCGGCACGTTCTGGGAGGCGAGCGCGGAGTTCATGGCGATGCAGGTGTACCCGCGCACCGCCGCCGGCGACCTCACCCGCTGGCTGCGCACCGAAAACCTGTACTACTCCTCGTCCCGCCACCACTACGGCGCCTGGATGCTGCTGCAGTACATCAAGGACCGCGACGGCATCGAGATGTTCAACCGCATCTGGAACGAGGCCCGCAACACCGAGCACCCCCTCGAGGTGTACCGGCGGATCGCCGGCATCAGCCAGGCCGAGCTCAACCGGCGCGTCGGCGAGTACGCGCAGCACAACGTCACGTGGGACTACTCCAACCGGGCCGACTTCATGCCGTTCATCAACAGCGTGTACGGCGCCGGCTTCCTCAACGCGTACAAGGGCGTGCCGGTCGAGGCGGTCAACGCGGGCGCCCGCCACTACCGCATCTCCGACGCGATGGCGCCGTCCGACTACGGGTACAACAAGGTCCAGCTGGTGCCGGACGGCGACGGCGCGCTGATCCGCCTGCACCTGAAGGGGCACGCGGAGACCGGCGCGACCGGGTGGACGTTCGGCTTCGTGGCGGTGCGCAACGGCGTGCCGCGGTACGGGCCGCTGACCCAGGGCACGTCCGGGCAGATCAGCTTCCAGACCCAGGCCGGCGAGAGCCAGGTCTTCCTCGTGGTGACCGGCACCCCGGCGACCACGGTGCCGAAGTACGCGTTCCTCGACGGCTGGCCGAAGAACCGCCGCTACCCGTACGAGTTCCGCATCTCCGGGGCGATCCCGTCCGGCCACGAGCCCGGGTACTCCAAGCCCGCGGCGACCAACGGCGGGCGCTGGCACAGCAACGGCGGCGGCTGGGTCGGCGGCGGCGCGAACGTCGCGTCCACCGCCTACGTCGGACCGCGCGCCGCTGTCTACAGTGGAACCGTCAGCGGCAACGCCCGCATCGAGGACCTCGCCTGGGTCAACGGCGGCACCGTCAACGGCAACGCGGTCGTCAAGGGCAACGCGATCGTCCAAGGTGGAGTGACGATCGGCGGCAGCGCGGTCGTCGGCGGCGACGCCGAGCCGCCGCACGGCCCGACCGGCGGCTCGTGCAGCTCCGGCACCTACCTGATGTTCAACCCGAGCCGCGGCTGCGACGGCGGCGGCGCGGAGGCGGACATCAACCCGGCACACGGCACGTTCACCTCGGACGAGCTCGCCATCACCGGCACCAACCCGACCACCCCGCCGCCGACCACCGCGCCGCCCACGACGGGCCCGCCGACGACCGCACCGCCCACCACGCCGCCGCCCACGACCGCGGCGCCGACCACACCCCACCGACCGGTGGGACGGCATCGTGCCGGGTGGCGTACACGGCGACCTCGTGGAGCAACGGCTTCACCGGCGACGTGA